CCCCGACTTCAACGCGGTGCCGGAGCAGCTGGCCGAGGTCTTCTCCTCGCGCCCCGAGGTGCTCGCGCACAACGTCGAGACCGTGCCGCGGATCTTCAAGCGGATCCGCCCCGGTTTCCGTTACGAGCGATCGCTCGAGGTGATCACGCGCGCCCGCGAGGCGGGCCTGGTCACAAAGTCGAACCTCATCCTCGGCATGGGCGAGGAGCGTGAAGAGGTCAGCGAGGCACTGCAGCACCTGTACGACGCCGGCTGCGAGCTGATCACGATCACGCAGTATCTGCGTCCTTCGGTACGCCACCACCCGGTCGAGCGCTGGGTGAAGCCGCACGAGTTCGTGGAGCTCAAGGAGGAGGCCGAGGAGATCGGCTTCTCCGGTGTGATGTCGGGGCCGCTGGTCCGTTCCTCGTACCGCGCGGGCCGGCTGTACCAGCAGGCGATGGAGCGGCGGGGTGCCGTGACCGCCCCGCAGACTGTGTGAATTCAGGCACAAGCAACTACCGCTGAGTAATCAGCGACTGACGCGGCGCATGCCCTCCCCGCAGGTCGGGGCGGTGTATGGGCCGCGTCAGCGTTTGCGGATGGCGCATAAAGGTTTCATCGGTGTTTGACCGCTCGGTCATGCACTGGTAACACCAATCAGTGACATTGGGTCTACGCACAGCACTCACCGCTCACGGCACCGCAGTGCACCGCACCGCACTGCAGCGCTTCCACTCATCGTCGACGCTCACCCTTAGGGGGACCTCAACCATGCAGGCCGCGCCGGTACGTCCCGTACGCGCTACCGCCATTCCGTCCGTCACCGATGCTCTGCGCGCCATGGAGTCGCTGCTCCTGGGCGGCGGACAGCGCACTGCCCGCCGGAACGCATGGACGGCGGTCCTCGAAGACCGGCGCCGGGCCAAGGACAGGGTCGAGGCGCAGCATGTACTGGAGGGTGTGGCCGGCCGCACTTCCTAGGCCACGTAAACTTCCAGACATGGCGAGGAAGGCAAACTCCGACAGCACTGACGCTGCTGCGAACACTGGGCGACTGAAGCAGATCGCTCTGACGTACAAGATGACCCGAAAGGCCGATTCCAAGATCGGTCTTGTCCTAGCGGCTGTGGGAATCGTCACCTTCGGTGTCTTCCTCGCCATCGGCTTCTTGATCGACCACCCCGTTTATCTGGGCATCCTCGGCTTCCTGCTGGCCTTCCTCGCGATGGCGATC
This portion of the Streptomyces sp. NBC_01750 genome encodes:
- a CDS encoding SCO2195 family GlnR-regulated protein: MQAAPVRPVRATAIPSVTDALRAMESLLLGGGQRTARRNAWTAVLEDRRRAKDRVEAQHVLEGVAGRTS